One genomic region from Glaciimonas sp. PAMC28666 encodes:
- a CDS encoding GNAT family N-acetyltransferase, translated as MKQHSFTAPGESGGGSSLGDVIGDGKRHPRRPAHPPAGETVYRRFIPWLNQWLTLRTINPDSDLDSFHRWMNNPRVAKFWEEDGSIDQHQVFIAKALADPHVHPLVGCLDEKAFGYFEVYWAKEDRIAPFYAAADYDRGVHMLVGEEWARGPHNIAAWLPSLVDYVLLDDKRTHTVVCEPRADNLRMIDYLQKTGFVFQREFDFPHKRAALLILERAVFAQGKWLEEGFGADHKEIAVSVLIQGE; from the coding sequence TTGAAACAACATAGCTTTACCGCTCCGGGCGAGTCCGGTGGAGGCTCCTCACTTGGCGACGTTATCGGTGATGGTAAGCGTCATCCCCGCCGTCCTGCGCATCCTCCTGCCGGAGAGACGGTTTATCGGCGGTTTATTCCGTGGCTCAATCAGTGGCTTACTTTACGCACCATCAATCCGGATAGCGACCTCGATAGTTTTCACCGCTGGATGAACAATCCACGCGTGGCAAAATTCTGGGAGGAGGACGGATCAATCGATCAGCACCAGGTATTTATCGCCAAGGCGCTGGCCGATCCGCATGTGCATCCGTTGGTGGGATGTCTGGACGAAAAAGCCTTTGGTTACTTCGAAGTTTACTGGGCTAAAGAAGATCGGATAGCGCCATTTTACGCAGCCGCAGATTATGATCGCGGCGTGCACATGCTGGTCGGTGAAGAATGGGCGCGTGGTCCGCACAACATCGCAGCATGGCTTCCTTCTCTGGTGGATTATGTTTTATTGGATGACAAGCGTACCCACACGGTGGTGTGCGAGCCGCGTGCGGATAACCTGCGCATGATCGACTATCTTCAAAAAACAGGGTTTGTTTTTCAGCGCGAATTCGATTTTCCGCATAAACGTGCCGCTTTGTTAATACTTGAGCGCGCCGTATTTGCGCAGGGAAAGTGGTTAGAAGAGGGATTTGGCGCAGACCATAAAGAAATTGCTGTGTCCGTTCTCATTCAGGGTGAATGA
- a CDS encoding lysine N(6)-hydroxylase/L-ornithine N(5)-oxygenase family protein, with protein sequence MRISAIEHDFIGVGFGPSNLAIAVAMEGQIQLGKRALDYCCIEKKPAFVWHGSMLLEGSDMQISFLKDLATLRDPTSHFTFINYLHEKGRLREFINLKSFFPSRIEYNDYLHWAASHFDHRCRYGEEVVEVEPMKEDGQVTRLQVHSVDASGRAHARLTRNLVFGIGGVPNIPLVFEAVRDDRVFHAAYYLERIEALVRRKATPRRIAVIGGGQSGAEIFMDLVSRFGDAEVTLITRGEALMPSDDSPFVNEIFSPQFTDLIYHQSQELRRATLEKFRSTNYSVVDLDLIERIYMLLYQQQVSGNQQHALLSGRDVIEVRVGSDGVELALCKRESGEITPVSFDAVVMATGYRRDDHKRLLGGMEDYIEGYEVERDYRLKTSPDFSPKIYLQGCCEDSHGLSDTLLSVLAVRSVEILDSILDDKALLTKQNKFGKQDAGNQRCCPVEKLSPAFRVAI encoded by the coding sequence ATGCGTATTTCCGCCATTGAGCACGACTTTATCGGCGTCGGCTTCGGCCCTTCAAACCTGGCGATCGCAGTCGCTATGGAAGGACAAATTCAACTTGGCAAGAGGGCCCTCGATTATTGTTGTATCGAGAAAAAGCCTGCGTTTGTCTGGCATGGCAGCATGCTGCTGGAAGGTAGCGATATGCAGATTTCCTTTCTCAAGGATCTTGCGACCTTACGCGATCCTACCAGTCATTTTACGTTCATCAATTACCTGCATGAGAAGGGCCGCCTGCGGGAGTTTATCAATCTCAAAAGTTTTTTTCCTTCGCGCATCGAATACAACGATTACTTGCATTGGGCGGCGAGTCATTTCGATCATCGCTGTCGTTATGGTGAAGAGGTGGTGGAGGTTGAACCCATGAAGGAAGACGGCCAGGTGACTCGGCTGCAAGTGCATTCGGTTGATGCCAGCGGCCGTGCGCATGCACGGCTGACGCGGAATCTGGTGTTTGGCATCGGCGGCGTACCCAACATTCCGCTGGTTTTTGAAGCGGTGCGTGATGATCGTGTATTTCACGCGGCGTATTACCTTGAGCGGATCGAAGCATTGGTGCGGCGCAAAGCCACGCCGCGCCGGATTGCGGTGATTGGCGGAGGCCAAAGCGGAGCCGAAATATTCATGGATCTGGTGTCGCGTTTCGGCGATGCCGAGGTGACATTGATAACGCGGGGTGAGGCGTTGATGCCTTCAGACGATAGCCCTTTTGTAAATGAAATTTTTAGTCCGCAATTCACCGATCTTATCTATCACCAGTCGCAGGAGTTACGCCGCGCCACGCTTGAAAAATTCCGCAGCACGAACTATTCGGTGGTCGATCTCGATCTGATCGAGCGCATTTATATGCTGCTCTATCAGCAGCAGGTTAGTGGAAATCAGCAGCATGCGCTGCTGTCAGGCCGCGACGTGATTGAGGTGCGGGTCGGCAGCGATGGGGTGGAACTGGCACTCTGCAAGCGCGAGAGCGGTGAGATCACGCCTGTTAGTTTTGATGCAGTCGTGATGGCAACCGGTTATCGGCGTGACGATCACAAGCGGCTTTTGGGTGGGATGGAAGATTACATCGAAGGCTACGAAGTGGAACGCGACTATCGCCTTAAGACCAGCCCGGACTTTTCACCCAAAATTTATCTACAAGGGTGTTGTGAAGATAGTCACGGTTTAAGCGATACGTTGTTGTCGGTACTGGCGGTGCGGTCTGTGGAAATTCTGGATTCGATTTTAGATGATAAAGCGTTACTAACCAAACAAAATAAATTCGGTAAGCAGGATGCCGGTAACCAGCGTTGCTGTCCGGTAGAAAAGTTAAGTCCCGCCTTTCGGGTCGCGATTTAA
- a CDS encoding TonB-dependent siderophore receptor: MQKKCSRNGRCNDAVMCNRNPGNRLGRKLRGKLGSGFIGESLRLTPLAIALLTWSAHSYAETEMPTVNVTAQQGDESALSSYRAYIGSSGALGTKELLDTPFSVSVATKEYIANQQATTIAEAFKGDAAVTALSNNIGGENSQIAIRGLALDTLNGYKIDGLNTVLWQADLPLEHFEQIEILKGLSGFMYGFSSPGGIANYQTKRATQEPVSMVSVGYGTQSQFKAQADIGRRFGDNDRYGLRVNAVHEGGTTYLDAPIKRDSVSAAFDVRLAPGLVWTLDGLYQKRKVNGSLFALTLADGVALPGPVDGSQRLSQDFTYHETTIAAVGTELRWNIAGSWDMRLGYRSMRQTRTNYDSFLTVTDNAGNYNEDLYRWYSKQNSDSANLLFSGQIQTGSISHDVTFGTDMQRAERINGNFGDDFLGVGNLSRDTTFANPGLPVDQALFKASDTRNIGVFASDTIHWNSQWSSIIGLRHSNYTQHSYNLDGSTSDTYTKTALSPTLAMIWKPAASVSYYVSYVESLEQGGSAPLSTVNYGTTFGPLKSKQYEAGVKKEGRGWSAEAALFRIERGLEFTNSANVYIQEGALSYQGLDVAGRMELGRDWGLMASAVLMNSSNKSDDPSVDGKRASNVANFTAALQAEYKVPTLTGLTFSGGTRYVGKQALESDNAHIIGSYQLYDIGARYKAKVGGKDVIFRANLDNLTNEKYWLGSWNGFLIQGAPRTLRASAEFNF; this comes from the coding sequence ATGCAGAAAAAATGTAGTCGCAATGGTCGCTGTAACGATGCTGTAATGTGTAATCGCAATCCTGGCAACAGACTTGGTAGAAAACTGCGTGGTAAATTGGGCTCTGGTTTTATCGGTGAAAGCCTGCGCCTGACACCGCTTGCAATCGCGTTGCTGACGTGGTCGGCTCACTCTTACGCGGAAACAGAAATGCCCACCGTCAATGTCACCGCGCAGCAAGGTGATGAGAGTGCGCTATCCAGTTATCGCGCTTATATCGGAAGCAGTGGGGCTTTGGGTACCAAAGAATTACTCGATACGCCGTTTTCGGTAAGTGTCGCCACCAAAGAGTACATTGCCAATCAACAGGCCACCACAATTGCTGAAGCGTTCAAAGGCGATGCTGCGGTCACCGCACTGAGCAACAATATAGGGGGCGAAAATTCGCAAATTGCGATTCGGGGCCTGGCGCTCGATACCTTGAACGGATATAAAATCGATGGACTTAATACGGTCCTGTGGCAAGCAGATTTGCCATTGGAGCATTTTGAGCAGATTGAGATATTGAAAGGTTTGTCCGGCTTTATGTACGGCTTCAGTTCGCCGGGGGGCATTGCCAATTACCAGACCAAGCGCGCCACCCAGGAACCGGTGTCGATGGTGTCGGTCGGCTACGGCACCCAATCGCAATTTAAGGCGCAGGCTGATATTGGCCGCCGATTTGGTGACAATGATCGCTACGGATTACGGGTCAACGCGGTGCACGAAGGCGGCACGACGTATCTGGATGCGCCGATCAAACGGGATTCCGTATCGGCGGCGTTTGACGTGCGTCTTGCTCCCGGTCTGGTGTGGACTTTGGACGGGTTGTATCAAAAACGTAAAGTCAACGGATCACTGTTTGCGTTGACCCTGGCTGACGGTGTGGCATTGCCCGGTCCGGTTGATGGAAGTCAACGTCTCAGCCAGGATTTTACCTATCACGAGACCACTATCGCCGCTGTGGGGACGGAGTTGCGCTGGAATATTGCAGGAAGTTGGGATATGCGTCTGGGCTATCGCAGCATGCGTCAGACCCGTACCAACTATGACAGCTTCCTGACGGTGACCGATAATGCAGGAAATTACAACGAAGACTTGTATCGCTGGTATAGCAAACAGAATAGCGACTCGGCCAACTTGTTGTTTTCCGGTCAGATTCAGACCGGGTCCATTAGCCATGATGTGACTTTTGGTACAGATATGCAGCGGGCTGAACGCATCAACGGAAATTTCGGTGACGACTTCCTCGGTGTCGGCAATTTGTCCCGCGACACCACGTTTGCCAATCCTGGACTTCCGGTCGATCAGGCGTTGTTCAAGGCCTCCGATACGCGCAATATTGGGGTGTTTGCGAGTGATACGATTCATTGGAACTCGCAATGGAGTTCGATCATTGGACTGCGGCACAGTAATTATACGCAGCACTCGTATAACCTGGATGGTTCCACTTCAGACACTTATACCAAAACGGCATTATCGCCGACGTTGGCGATGATCTGGAAACCGGCTGCCTCGGTTTCGTATTACGTCAGTTACGTTGAATCGTTGGAGCAGGGCGGCTCCGCTCCTCTGAGCACGGTGAATTACGGTACGACATTTGGACCGCTCAAGAGTAAGCAATATGAGGCCGGCGTTAAAAAAGAGGGAAGAGGATGGTCTGCGGAAGCGGCCTTATTCCGTATTGAGCGCGGGCTGGAGTTCACCAATAGTGCCAACGTCTACATTCAGGAAGGAGCCCTTAGTTATCAGGGTCTCGACGTCGCGGGACGCATGGAGTTGGGCCGCGACTGGGGTTTGATGGCGAGTGCAGTATTGATGAATAGTAGCAATAAGAGCGACGATCCAAGCGTTGACGGCAAGCGTGCCAGTAATGTCGCCAACTTTACGGCTGCGTTGCAAGCCGAATATAAAGTGCCGACGTTAACCGGCCTGACATTTTCCGGTGGAACCCGTTATGTCGGAAAACAGGCGTTGGAAAGCGACAATGCGCACATCATCGGGAGTTATCAACTGTACGATATTGGGGCAAGATATAAGGCGAAAGTTGGCGGGAAGGATGTGATTTTCCGCGCTAATCTGGACAACCTGACCAATGAGAAATATTGGTTGGGCAGCTGGAATGGCTTCCTTATTCAGGGTGCGCCGCGCACCCTGCGAGCTAGCGCAGAATTCAATTTCTGA
- a CDS encoding LysR family transcriptional regulator, protein MDRLESLRIFCQVVELNSFSRAAQQLELSNGSITNHIANLERHFGVRLLNRTTRKLSLTDDGHRCYQSAQRLLGDMMELEDALQGSRATPQGVLRIDVPTVISRIYLAPALSRFTALYPDLTVRMNVSDRMVDMVEGRGDVWMRIGELKDSSMVARRIYQTKNLCCASPEYLSRHGVPDSPHDLARFNCLAFIHPNTGLNVPWTFSKGKQTVESNPQTSIAINHAESLIHAATSGAGIIQLLSLSLNPQIKSGTLTPILTDWSTTGPPVSVVYHHSHQLSVKVRVFVNFVTDLFAEIDAADRMVGKLEKVDG, encoded by the coding sequence ATGGATCGACTGGAATCATTGCGAATATTTTGCCAAGTGGTTGAGCTGAACAGTTTCAGCCGTGCAGCGCAGCAGCTGGAACTCTCAAACGGTTCAATCACCAATCATATCGCTAATCTTGAGCGTCATTTTGGCGTGCGCCTGCTAAATCGGACCACCCGTAAACTATCACTGACTGACGACGGCCATCGTTGTTATCAAAGCGCGCAACGATTATTAGGCGACATGATGGAGCTGGAAGATGCACTCCAAGGTTCGCGCGCAACGCCACAGGGCGTGCTGCGAATTGACGTGCCGACTGTGATTAGTCGCATTTATCTGGCACCGGCGCTATCGCGTTTTACCGCGCTTTACCCGGATTTAACGGTGCGCATGAACGTCAGCGATCGCATGGTCGATATGGTGGAGGGGCGTGGCGATGTCTGGATGCGGATCGGAGAACTGAAAGATTCCAGTATGGTAGCGAGACGAATCTATCAAACCAAAAATCTGTGCTGCGCGTCGCCGGAATACCTTTCACGGCATGGCGTGCCCGATTCTCCGCACGATCTGGCGCGATTCAATTGTCTGGCTTTTATTCATCCGAATACCGGTCTCAACGTTCCATGGACCTTTAGCAAAGGTAAGCAAACCGTCGAATCGAACCCGCAGACCAGCATTGCGATCAATCACGCCGAATCCCTAATCCACGCTGCAACCAGTGGTGCGGGCATTATTCAGTTGCTGTCACTATCTCTTAATCCCCAGATAAAAAGCGGGACGTTAACTCCCATTTTGACAGACTGGAGCACTACCGGGCCACCGGTCTCGGTGGTGTATCACCACAGCCATCAGCTTTCGGTCAAGGTACGGGTGTTTGTTAATTTTGTGACAGACCTGTTCGCGGAAATCGATGCCGCGGACCGTATGGTGGGTAAGCTAGAAAAGGTTGATGGTTGA
- a CDS encoding aromatic acid/H+ symport family MFS transporter → MTISSTVPDGGFRQIDIPALIDRSKIGFSQTIMLVLCGLCLIVDGFDVQAMGYVAPAIIQDWGIAKSHLGPVFGAGLFGMLVGSLMFSMLADRIGRRPVLIAATLFFAVCMLVTPMATSLGELEIIRFITGLGLGAIMPNAMALAGEYSPVRKRVTLMMLVSCGFTLGAVLGGLLSAYLIPRFGWQSVFHVGGVVPLVIGALMIFLLPESMQFLVLRGKKLDQVGKWLRRIDPNVVIDAQTRYVVNEKAGKGAPMLQLFQEGRAKVTILLWVINFMNLVNLYFLSNWLPTIAKDAGLSTANAVLAGTALQIGGTFGTLIMGQLIDRSSFRRVLIPVFVVAGFAVALIGRPEASLVFLFGSIFVAGFCIVGGQPAVNALAGTYYPTTLRSTGIGWSLGIGRIGSIVGPVLGGELIRLNWPNSTIFIVLAVPALVSALMLILMGNSALRKSTVASSITTTSANEGQSTLIVQNKL, encoded by the coding sequence ATGACAATTTCCTCAACGGTGCCCGACGGCGGCTTTCGCCAGATCGACATTCCCGCCCTTATCGACCGCAGCAAAATCGGCTTTTCGCAAACCATCATGCTGGTTTTATGCGGTTTATGTCTGATCGTCGACGGTTTTGATGTGCAGGCGATGGGATATGTGGCACCGGCGATTATCCAGGATTGGGGCATCGCCAAGTCGCATCTGGGGCCGGTTTTCGGTGCCGGTTTGTTCGGTATGCTGGTCGGTTCGTTGATGTTTAGCATGTTGGCGGACCGCATCGGCAGGCGCCCGGTCTTGATTGCTGCGACGTTATTTTTCGCAGTTTGCATGTTAGTGACGCCGATGGCGACTTCCTTGGGGGAACTGGAAATCATCCGCTTTATTACCGGCTTGGGGCTGGGAGCAATTATGCCGAACGCGATGGCGTTGGCGGGCGAATATAGCCCGGTACGCAAACGCGTGACCTTGATGATGTTGGTGTCCTGCGGCTTTACGCTAGGCGCGGTGCTGGGCGGGCTGCTGTCTGCCTACCTGATTCCGCGCTTTGGATGGCAATCGGTCTTCCATGTCGGCGGCGTTGTGCCGCTCGTTATAGGGGCATTGATGATTTTTTTACTACCTGAGTCGATGCAGTTTCTGGTCTTGCGTGGCAAGAAACTCGATCAGGTTGGTAAGTGGTTACGTCGGATTGATCCGAATGTTGTGATTGATGCTCAAACGCGCTATGTTGTGAATGAAAAGGCAGGGAAGGGCGCGCCGATGTTGCAGCTTTTTCAGGAAGGCCGCGCCAAGGTCACAATCCTGCTATGGGTGATCAATTTCATGAATCTCGTGAATCTGTATTTTCTGTCTAACTGGTTGCCCACCATCGCCAAGGATGCCGGACTTTCCACTGCGAACGCGGTATTGGCTGGCACCGCTTTGCAAATCGGCGGCACATTTGGAACGCTCATCATGGGGCAACTCATAGATCGCTCCAGTTTCCGTCGCGTACTGATTCCGGTGTTTGTTGTGGCGGGGTTCGCGGTCGCGTTGATCGGGCGTCCCGAGGCATCGCTGGTGTTTTTGTTTGGAAGTATTTTTGTCGCAGGTTTTTGTATCGTTGGCGGTCAGCCCGCGGTGAATGCGCTGGCTGGTACCTATTACCCGACCACGTTGCGCTCGACCGGCATCGGCTGGAGTCTGGGGATTGGGAGGATAGGCTCGATTGTCGGTCCGGTCCTGGGCGGTGAATTGATCCGCCTGAACTGGCCGAACAGCACGATTTTTATCGTATTGGCGGTGCCAGCGCTGGTATCGGCGTTGATGCTGATCCTGATGGGAAACAGTGCGCTTCGCAAATCTACCGTTGCTAGTTCCATTACTACAACCAGTGCGAATGAGGGCCAATCAACCCTGATCGTCCAGAATAAATTGTGA
- the hmgA gene encoding homogentisate 1,2-dioxygenase — protein sequence MPEPSHTINLQKQAGDSGRLQYQSGFGNDFATEALPGALPVSQNSPQKVAYGLYAEQLSGTAFTAPRAHNRRSWLYRIRPGAMHHAFAPLDHPLLRSGPFNQVAASPNQLRWDPLPLLSSDQPTDFVDGLVTIAGNGDAAMQAGLGIHLYAANRSMDDRFFYDADGELLIVPQHGRLLAHTEMGMLDVSPGEILVIPRGVRFRMTLPDGEARGYVCENYGAQFELPELGPIGANGLANTRDFQAPVAAYEEREGDFQLVAKFGGQLWSAAIGHSPLDVVAWHGNYAPYKYDLSRFNTINTVSFDHPDPSIFTVLTSPSALAGTANVDFVIFPPRWMVAENTFRPPWFHRNVMSEYMGLVHGAYDAKAEGFAPGGGSLHNCMSGHGPDAVTFEKASHAELTPHRIDNTLAFMFESRYVIHPTRFALDTPLLQKDYLACWDGLKKNFNGWP from the coding sequence ATGCCTGAACCTTCGCACACGATAAACCTCCAGAAACAAGCCGGTGATTCTGGTCGGCTTCAGTATCAATCCGGCTTTGGTAATGACTTCGCCACCGAGGCGTTACCGGGCGCCTTGCCTGTCAGCCAAAATTCCCCACAAAAAGTAGCGTATGGTTTATATGCAGAGCAATTATCCGGTACCGCATTTACGGCACCGCGCGCCCATAACCGGCGTTCATGGCTCTATCGCATCAGACCCGGGGCGATGCATCATGCTTTCGCACCGCTCGATCATCCATTGCTGCGTAGTGGACCTTTTAATCAGGTTGCGGCGTCTCCCAACCAGTTGCGCTGGGACCCGCTACCATTGTTATCCTCAGACCAGCCTACCGACTTCGTTGATGGTTTGGTGACGATTGCTGGCAACGGCGACGCGGCCATGCAAGCCGGTCTGGGAATTCATTTGTATGCAGCGAATCGTTCGATGGATGATCGTTTCTTTTACGATGCGGATGGCGAACTATTGATTGTTCCGCAGCATGGGCGCTTGCTGGCGCACACTGAAATGGGAATGCTCGATGTCAGCCCCGGTGAGATTCTGGTGATTCCACGCGGGGTCCGCTTTCGTATGACGTTGCCGGACGGTGAAGCCCGCGGTTATGTCTGTGAAAATTATGGCGCGCAATTCGAATTGCCGGAACTGGGGCCGATTGGCGCAAACGGCTTAGCCAATACCCGCGACTTTCAGGCACCGGTGGCGGCCTACGAAGAGCGGGAGGGGGATTTTCAGTTGGTAGCAAAATTCGGTGGCCAGTTATGGTCGGCCGCGATAGGCCATTCACCGCTGGATGTGGTTGCGTGGCACGGTAATTACGCGCCATACAAGTATGATCTCAGTCGTTTCAATACCATCAATACGGTGAGTTTCGATCATCCGGACCCTTCCATTTTTACGGTACTGACTTCACCATCGGCTTTGGCTGGAACGGCGAATGTGGATTTTGTGATTTTTCCACCGCGCTGGATGGTGGCCGAAAACACCTTCCGTCCGCCTTGGTTTCATCGCAATGTGATGAGCGAATACATGGGGTTGGTCCACGGTGCCTATGATGCCAAGGCTGAGGGCTTTGCACCCGGCGGCGGCAGTTTGCACAATTGCATGAGCGGCCATGGGCCCGATGCGGTCACCTTTGAGAAAGCCAGCCACGCCGAGCTGACGCCGCATCGGATCGATAATACATTAGCGTTTATGTTTGAAAGCCGTTACGTGATTCACCCGACCCGCTTTGCGCTGGACACACCGCTTTTGCAGAAGGACTATCTCGCTTGCTGGGATGGATTGAAAAAGAATTTCAATGGATGGCCTTGA
- the fahA gene encoding fumarylacetoacetase, translating to MQPNDPTLKSFIATTPECHFPIQNLPFGVFSNGGDPTLRVGVAIGDQVLDLAILADADLLPLPAEVFRSGSLNQFVALGHATWRATRELISHLLQDDNPLLRDDPLLRGAALLQQDQITCHLPMEIPGYTDFYSSKEHATNVGSMFRDPENALLPNWLHIPIGYNGRASSVVVSGTALHRPKGQLKLPDADAPIFAPSRKLDFELETGFLIGQANALGEPIDIAVAEQHIFGMVLLNDWSARDLQQWEYVPLGPFNSKSFGTSISPWVVTMEALEPFRVASPVQQPTPLPYLQQSTDNGYNIALEVTLKPAEDEGRSGEGQTICKTNFKAMYWTMAQQLAHHTVSGCNTKVGDLMGSGTISGSTSEAFGSLLELTRNGQKPLSLANGVQRGFIQDGDEIAMTGWCQGDGYRVGFGSVTGKILPAR from the coding sequence ATGCAACCAAACGACCCTACGCTGAAGTCTTTTATAGCGACCACACCAGAATGTCACTTCCCTATCCAGAATTTGCCGTTTGGCGTCTTTAGCAATGGAGGCGATCCGACCTTACGAGTCGGGGTAGCCATTGGCGATCAAGTGCTGGATCTGGCGATATTGGCGGATGCCGATCTTCTGCCGCTACCCGCAGAGGTTTTTCGAAGCGGAAGCCTGAATCAATTCGTGGCGCTGGGACACGCGACCTGGCGCGCCACGCGTGAGTTAATCAGTCATTTGCTGCAGGACGACAATCCACTATTGCGCGATGACCCGCTGCTACGCGGCGCGGCGCTATTGCAGCAAGACCAGATTACCTGCCATTTGCCGATGGAAATTCCAGGTTACACCGATTTCTATTCATCGAAAGAGCACGCAACCAACGTCGGTTCGATGTTCCGCGATCCGGAAAACGCGTTGCTGCCAAACTGGTTGCATATTCCGATCGGCTACAACGGCCGTGCCAGTTCCGTCGTCGTCAGCGGAACCGCGTTGCATCGCCCTAAAGGACAGTTGAAATTGCCTGATGCTGATGCGCCGATTTTTGCGCCGTCGCGCAAACTGGATTTCGAACTGGAAACCGGTTTCCTGATCGGTCAGGCAAATGCGTTGGGCGAGCCGATTGATATCGCAGTTGCAGAGCAGCATATTTTTGGGATGGTGTTACTTAACGACTGGAGTGCCCGTGACTTGCAGCAATGGGAATACGTGCCGCTCGGACCATTTAACAGCAAATCGTTCGGCACCTCGATCTCGCCTTGGGTGGTGACAATGGAGGCGCTGGAACCCTTTCGCGTCGCCAGTCCGGTGCAGCAGCCGACGCCGCTACCGTATCTGCAGCAAAGCACTGATAACGGCTATAACATCGCGTTGGAGGTGACGTTGAAACCGGCAGAAGATGAAGGTAGATCAGGTGAAGGACAAACAATTTGCAAAACTAATTTCAAAGCCATGTACTGGACTATGGCGCAGCAACTGGCACATCACACGGTATCAGGTTGTAATACTAAAGTAGGCGACCTGATGGGCTCAGGAACGATCAGCGGCAGTACATCGGAAGCGTTCGGGAGTTTGCTGGAACTGACGCGGAATGGCCAGAAACCGTTGTCTCTGGCAAACGGCGTGCAGCGTGGGTTTATTCAGGACGGTGACGAAATTGCAATGACCGGATGGTGTCAGGGTGATGGTTATCGGGTCGGCTTTGGTAGTGTGACCGGCAAGATATTACCGGCGCGTTAA